From a single Serratia surfactantfaciens genomic region:
- the ppiB gene encoding peptidylprolyl isomerase B: MVTFHTNHGDIVIKTFADKAPVTVENFLNYCRAGFYDNTIFHRVINGFMIQGGGFEPGMNQKATNATIKNEANNGLKNTIGTLAMARTNDPHSATAQFFINVADNDFLNFRGENVQGWGYCVFAEVVEGMDVVNKIKGVKTGRSGMHQDVPVEDVVINSVTVSE, translated from the coding sequence ATGGTTACTTTCCACACCAATCACGGCGATATCGTTATCAAGACCTTTGCTGACAAAGCGCCGGTTACCGTTGAAAACTTCCTGAACTACTGCCGCGCCGGTTTCTACGACAACACCATCTTCCACCGTGTGATCAACGGCTTCATGATCCAGGGCGGCGGCTTTGAACCAGGCATGAACCAGAAAGCGACCAACGCGACCATCAAGAACGAAGCCAACAACGGTCTGAAAAACACCATCGGCACCCTGGCAATGGCGCGCACCAACGATCCGCACTCCGCCACCGCACAGTTCTTCATCAACGTGGCCGACAACGACTTCCTGAACTTCCGCGGCGAAAACGTGCAGGGCTGGGGCTACTGCGTGTTTGCTGAAGTGGTTGAAGGCATGGACGTGGTCAACAAGATCAAAGGCGTGAAAACCGGCCGCAGCGGCATGCACCAGGACGTACCGGTAGAAGACGTTGTGATCAACAGCGTGACCGTCAGCGAGTAA
- the folD gene encoding bifunctional methylenetetrahydrofolate dehydrogenase/methenyltetrahydrofolate cyclohydrolase FolD, producing MSAKIIDGKTIAQQVRNEVAEQVKQRLAAGKRAPGLAVVLVGENPASQIYVASKRRACDEVGFLSRSYDLPAATSEAELLALIDQLNADEEIDGILVQLPLPAGIDNVKVLERIHPDKDVDGFHPYNVGRLCQRAPKLRPCTPRGIVTLLERYNIDTYGLNAVVVGASNIVGRPMSMELLLAGCTTTVTHRFTKNLRHHVENADLLVVAVGKPGFIPGDWIKPGAIVVDVGINRLESGKVVGDVDFDAASERAAYITPVPGGVGPMTVATLIQNTLQACEEYHDVQPK from the coding sequence ATGTCAGCAAAGATTATTGATGGTAAAACGATTGCGCAGCAGGTTAGAAACGAAGTGGCTGAGCAAGTGAAACAACGTCTGGCGGCCGGAAAACGCGCCCCAGGGCTGGCGGTTGTGCTGGTCGGCGAGAACCCGGCTTCGCAAATTTACGTCGCCAGCAAGCGCCGCGCCTGCGATGAAGTCGGCTTCCTTTCCCGCTCCTACGATCTGCCCGCTGCCACCAGTGAGGCCGAACTGCTGGCGCTGATCGACCAGCTGAACGCCGATGAGGAAATCGACGGCATTCTGGTGCAGCTGCCGCTGCCGGCCGGCATTGATAACGTCAAGGTGCTGGAGCGCATCCATCCGGATAAAGACGTCGACGGCTTCCACCCGTACAACGTCGGCCGCCTGTGCCAGCGCGCGCCTAAGCTGCGCCCGTGCACCCCGCGCGGCATCGTTACCCTGCTGGAGCGTTATAACATCGATACCTACGGCCTGAATGCCGTGGTGGTCGGCGCGTCCAACATCGTCGGCCGCCCGATGAGCATGGAACTGCTGCTGGCCGGCTGCACCACCACCGTCACCCACCGCTTCACCAAAAATCTGCGTCATCACGTCGAGAACGCCGATCTGCTGGTGGTGGCGGTCGGTAAGCCGGGCTTCATTCCGGGCGACTGGATCAAACCGGGCGCCATCGTGGTGGACGTCGGCATCAATCGTCTGGAAAGCGGTAAAGTGGTGGGCGATGTCGATTTCGACGCCGCCAGCGAACGCGCCGCCTACATCACCCCGGTGCCGGGTGGCGTTGGCCCGATGACCGTTGCTACACTGATCCAAAATACCTTGCAGGCCTGCGAGGAATATCACGACGTTCAACCTAAATAA
- the cysS gene encoding cysteine--tRNA ligase, producing the protein MLKIFNTLSRQKEEFKPIHAGKVGMYVCGVTIYDLCHIGHGRTFVAFDVVARYLRYLGYSLNYVRNVTDVDDKIIRRAAENHETCDQLTERMLAEMHADFDALLIDRPDSEPRATQHIAEIIEITQRLIDREHAYVASNGDVMFSIDSDPQYGLLSRQDLDQLQAGARVEIDDVKRNPMDFVLWKMSKPGEPSWQSPWGPGRPGWHIECSAMNCKQLGTHFDIHGGGSDLMFPHHENEIAQSSCAHDGPYVNYWMHSGMVMIDKEKMSKSLDNFFTIRDVLGHYDAETVRYFLMSGHYRSQLNYSEENLKQARTALERLYTALRGTDANAAPAGGEALEARFREAMDDDFNTPEAYSALFDLAREVNRLKGEDMAAANGMAAELRKLANVLGLLQQEPEQFLQGGAQVDDGEVAEIEALIKQRNEARAAKDWALADAARDRLNEMNIVLEDGPQGTTWRRK; encoded by the coding sequence ATGCTAAAGATTTTTAATACCCTGAGTCGTCAAAAAGAGGAATTCAAACCCATTCATGCCGGGAAAGTGGGCATGTACGTGTGCGGGGTAACCATCTATGACCTGTGTCACATCGGCCACGGTCGTACCTTTGTCGCTTTCGACGTGGTGGCGCGTTACCTGCGCTATCTCGGCTATTCGCTGAACTACGTGCGCAACGTCACCGACGTGGACGACAAAATTATTCGCCGCGCGGCGGAAAATCATGAGACCTGCGACCAGCTGACCGAACGCATGCTGGCGGAAATGCACGCCGACTTTGACGCGCTGCTGATCGACCGCCCGGACAGTGAACCGCGCGCGACCCAGCATATCGCCGAGATCATCGAGATCACCCAGCGCCTGATCGATCGCGAACACGCCTACGTGGCCAGCAACGGCGACGTGATGTTCTCCATCGACAGCGATCCGCAATACGGGCTGCTGTCGCGCCAGGATCTGGATCAACTGCAGGCCGGCGCGCGTGTGGAGATCGACGACGTGAAGCGCAACCCGATGGACTTCGTGCTGTGGAAGATGTCCAAGCCGGGCGAGCCGAGCTGGCAGTCGCCGTGGGGGCCGGGCCGCCCAGGCTGGCATATCGAATGCTCCGCCATGAACTGCAAGCAGCTGGGCACCCACTTCGATATCCACGGCGGCGGTTCCGATCTGATGTTCCCGCACCACGAGAACGAGATCGCGCAGTCGAGCTGCGCCCACGATGGCCCGTACGTCAATTACTGGATGCACTCCGGCATGGTGATGATCGACAAAGAGAAGATGTCCAAATCGCTGGATAACTTCTTCACCATCCGCGACGTGCTCGGGCATTACGATGCGGAGACGGTGCGTTACTTCCTGATGTCCGGCCACTATCGCAGCCAGCTGAACTACAGCGAAGAGAACCTCAAGCAGGCGCGTACTGCGCTGGAGCGTCTCTATACCGCGCTGCGCGGCACCGACGCCAATGCCGCGCCGGCCGGCGGCGAAGCGTTGGAAGCCCGCTTCCGCGAAGCGATGGACGACGACTTCAACACCCCGGAAGCCTACTCGGCGCTGTTCGATCTGGCGCGCGAAGTGAACCGCCTGAAAGGGGAAGACATGGCGGCGGCCAACGGCATGGCGGCGGAATTGCGCAAGCTGGCGAACGTACTCGGCCTGCTGCAGCAGGAGCCAGAGCAATTCCTGCAAGGGGGCGCTCAGGTTGACGACGGCGAAGTGGCGGAGATCGAAGCGCTGATCAAGCAGCGTAACGAAGCGCGTGCCGCCAAGGACTGGGCGCTGGCGGATGCCGCTCGCGATCGCTTGAACGAGATGAACATCGTGCTGGAAGACGGCCCGCAGGGCACCACCTGGCGTCGCAAGTAA
- the ybcJ gene encoding ribosome-associated protein YbcJ gives MEIFNLDNHPHVELCDLLKFQGWCESGGAAKEVIAEGRVKVDGKVETRKRCKIVADQVVEFDGGKVVVKP, from the coding sequence ATGGAAATTTTCAATCTGGACAATCATCCCCACGTCGAACTGTGCGATCTGCTGAAGTTCCAGGGCTGGTGTGAAAGCGGCGGCGCCGCCAAAGAAGTCATCGCCGAAGGGCGGGTCAAAGTCGACGGCAAGGTCGAAACCCGCAAACGCTGCAAGATCGTCGCCGATCAGGTGGTGGAGTTCGACGGCGGCAAGGTCGTGGTCAAGCCATAA